A stretch of the Neorhodopirellula lusitana genome encodes the following:
- the folD gene encoding bifunctional methylenetetrahydrofolate dehydrogenase/methenyltetrahydrofolate cyclohydrolase FolD translates to MTARRLDGKAIALQIRAEITEQVGQFVAAGHAPPKLAAILVGDDPASQVYVRNKERACQKAGIESLLDRMPVDTTQEQLLGRIAELNADPSVSGILVQLPLPSKDQGGAGLDERAVLDAVDPGKDVDAFSPVNVGLLMQGRPRFLPCTPHGIIQLLHRCDIETSGKHVVVVGRSDIVGKPMAMMLAQKDGSCGPRTANATVTLAHSRTANLTEVCRSADILIAAVGRPEMIRGDMIREGAVVIDVGINRVGDRLVGDVAFEEAEAVASATTPVPGGVGPLTIAMLLHNTLMAAKWQAEA, encoded by the coding sequence ATGACTGCCAGACGATTGGATGGCAAAGCGATCGCTTTGCAGATTCGAGCAGAAATCACCGAACAAGTCGGTCAATTCGTTGCGGCTGGCCATGCGCCGCCGAAACTGGCGGCGATCTTGGTGGGCGATGATCCGGCCAGCCAAGTCTATGTTCGCAACAAGGAGCGAGCTTGCCAGAAGGCGGGAATTGAGAGTTTGCTGGACCGGATGCCTGTCGACACCACGCAGGAACAACTTCTGGGGCGGATCGCGGAACTGAATGCGGATCCGTCGGTAAGCGGTATTTTGGTGCAGCTGCCTCTGCCGAGCAAAGATCAGGGCGGTGCGGGGCTGGATGAGCGAGCTGTGCTGGACGCGGTTGATCCAGGCAAGGACGTGGATGCGTTTTCACCCGTCAATGTGGGGCTGTTGATGCAGGGGCGTCCGCGATTCTTGCCGTGTACCCCGCACGGAATTATTCAACTGCTGCATCGATGTGATATCGAGACCAGCGGGAAGCATGTGGTGGTGGTGGGCCGCAGTGATATTGTGGGTAAACCGATGGCAATGATGTTGGCGCAAAAAGACGGCTCGTGTGGGCCACGAACCGCGAATGCCACCGTAACGCTGGCTCACAGTCGAACCGCAAATTTGACCGAAGTGTGTCGTTCTGCCGATATCTTGATCGCTGCGGTGGGGCGGCCGGAGATGATCCGTGGCGACATGATCCGTGAGGGAGCCGTTGTCATCGATGTGGGGATCAACCGCGTGGGCGATCGATTGGTAGGTGATGTGGCATTTGAAGAAGCCGAAGCAGTGGCTTCGGCGACCACTCCAGTCCCTGGGGGAGTTGGCCCGCTGACAATCGCGATGCTGCTGCACAATACACTGATGGCCGCCAAGTGGCAGGCTGAAGCGTGA